A region from the Xanthocytophaga agilis genome encodes:
- a CDS encoding nuclear transport factor 2 family protein: MRFIYFFIITCIFFCLKVSAQKNTDSQAIRQAMDEQVKAWNNGDLVKFMDGYWQSDSLQFIGSKGIVYGWKSTLERYQKSYPDAAARGTLRFEILKVDIVSKDAAFVIGKFFLTRPQVGDASGHFTLLWRKVNGKWKIVVDHTS, from the coding sequence ATGAGATTTATCTACTTTTTCATTATTACTTGTATTTTTTTCTGCCTAAAAGTATCCGCACAAAAAAATACTGATTCCCAAGCTATCCGGCAGGCTATGGATGAGCAGGTAAAAGCATGGAATAATGGCGATCTGGTTAAGTTTATGGATGGATACTGGCAGTCAGACTCTCTTCAGTTTATCGGAAGCAAGGGGATTGTCTATGGATGGAAATCCACATTGGAACGCTATCAGAAAAGTTATCCAGATGCGGCAGCCCGTGGAACACTACGCTTTGAAATTCTGAAAGTTGATATAGTGAGTAAGGATGCAGCCTTTGTTATTGGCAAATTTTTTCTGACCCGTCCTCAGGTTGGAGACGCAAGTGGTCATTTTACACTACTCTGGCGGAAAGTTAATGGTAAGTGGAAGATAGTAGTAGATCATACCAGTTAA